A portion of the Syngnathoides biaculeatus isolate LvHL_M chromosome 7, ASM1980259v1, whole genome shotgun sequence genome contains these proteins:
- the fam43a gene encoding protein FAM43A: MLPWKKNKFDLIEEDKQSKQKGYAVSLNYSALTSLAKSCPESALNRVGNMFKSKRKKVKITSDDPTYTVLYLGNATTIQSKGDGCTDVAVSKIWAKSELGKNGTKMRLTISSQGIRMVHVDDKARRPGHLYLLHRITYCVADPRLPKVFAWIYRHEMKHKAVMLRCHAVLVSKPEKAKAMALLLYQTSATALAEFKRLKRRDDARHQQQQLIGEQTIPLAPLRKLLNGQCNYKPPVERSRSAPKLGSITEDLLGEEEEERATHFECEDILDTDQCLADGKQELTQIINDLGEMSIGNDVQTLKADLKVTRLLSGESTGSESSIESSHELHALSNGFEHIKVQ; encoded by the coding sequence TTACTCCGCGCTCACCTCCTTGGCCAAGTCTTGCCCCGAGAGCGCGCTCAACCGCGTGGGCAACATGTTCAAGTCCAAGCGGAAAAAGGTCAAGATCACCAGCGATGACCCCACGTACACGGTGCTCTACCTGGGCAACGCCACCACCATCCAGTCCAAGGGGGACGGCTGCACCGACGTAGCTGTCAGCAAGATTTGGGCCAAGAGCGAGCTGGGCAAGAACGGCACTAAGATGCGGCTCACTATCAGTTCGCAGGGCATCCGAATGGTGCACGTGGATGACAAGGCGAGGAGACCGGGACACTTGTACTTGCTCCACCGGATAACCTACTGCGTGGCGGACCCGAGGCTGCCCAAGGTCTTCGCGTGGATTTACCGGCACGAGATGAAGCACAAGGCGGTGATGCTGCGCTGCCACGCCGTGCTCGTGTCCAAGCCGGAGAAGGCGAAAGCCATGGCGCTGCTGCTATACCAGACCTCGGCCACGGCTCTGGCGGAGTTCAAGCGCCTGAAGCGGAGGGACGACGCCCGtcaccagcagcagcaactcATCGGAGAGCAAACCATCCCCCTGGCGCCCCTCAGGAAGCTGCTGAACGGCCAGTGCAACTACAAGCCGCCGGTGGAGCGCAGCCGAAGCGCGCCGAAGCTGGGCTCCATCACGGAGGATTTGctcggggaggaggaggaggagagggccaCGCACTTTGAATGCGAGGACATTCTGGACACGGACCAATGCCTGGCCGATGGCAAACAAGAGCTCACTCAGATTATTAACGATTTGGGGGAGATGAGCATCGGCAACGACGTGCAGACACTAAAAGCTGACCTCAAAGTCACCAGACTGCTGTCGGGGGAGAGCACGGGGAGCGAATCGTCCATTGAGAGCAGCCACGAGCTCCACGCGCTCTCCAACGGCTTCGAGCACATAAAAGTACAATGA